A genomic region of Papaver somniferum cultivar HN1 chromosome 7, ASM357369v1, whole genome shotgun sequence contains the following coding sequences:
- the LOC113298085 gene encoding nucleolar protein 56-like has protein sequence MAVYLLHEAASGYSLFQAHGIDEIGQNTEAVRNSVTDLNRFGKVVKIAAFSPFGSALDALNQCNAVSEGLMTDELRNFLELNLPKVKEGKKPKFSLGVAEPKIGSHIFEETKIPCQSNEFILELLRGVRFHFDRFISDLKLTDLDKAQLGLAHSYSRAKVKFNVNRVDNMVIQAIFLLDTLDKDVNTFSMRIREWYSWHFPELVKIVNDNYLYAKVAKYIENKSELSEDKIPGLTEILGDEDKAKEIVEAAKASMGQDLSVIDLINVEQFAQRVMDLAQYRKNLHEYLVNKMNDIAPNLASLIGEMVGARLISHAGSLTNLAKCPSSTLQILGAEKALFRALKTRGNTPKYGLIFHSSFIGRASAKNKGRMARYLANKCSIASRIDCFSETNTTVFGDKLREQVEERLDFYDKGIAPRKNVDMMKAAIESNKDDEKTDMDVEDGASAKKSSKKKKSKGDVEPMEEDKSAAKSTNGDASEEDMRTEKKKKKKEKRKSQENGENGIESEQNGTTKKKKSKSKDVNMSKLSAK, from the exons ATGGCGGTGTATCTACTCCATGAAGCTGCATCTGGTTACTCATTGTTTCAAGCTCATGGGATAGATGAGATTGGGCAAAACACTGAAGCTGTTAGGAATTCGGTAACTGATCTTAATAGGTTTGGTAAAGTTGTAAAGATTGCTGCTTTTTCACCATTTGGTTCTGCTTTAGATGCTCTTAACCAGTGTAATGCTGTCTCTGAAG GGCTTATGACTGATGAGTTAAGAAACTTCTTGGAGTTAAATTTACCCAAagtcaaagaaggaaagaaacctAAGTTTAGTCTTGGAGTTGCTGAGCCAAAGATTGGGTCACATATCTTCGAAGAAACTAAGATTCCCTGCCAAAGCAATGAATTTATTCTTGAACTTCTCCGTGGTGTCCGCTTTCATTTTGATAGGTTCATTAGTGACCTTAAG CTCACCGATTTGGACAAGGCTCAGCTTGGGTTGGCTCACAGTTACAGCAGAGCTAAGGTGAAGTTCAATGTCAACAGAGTTGATAACATGGTTATTCAAGCTATCTTCCTCCTTGATACTCTGGATAAAGATGTCAACACCTTCTCCATGAGAATCAG AGAGTGGTACTCGTGGCACTTCCCTGAACTAGTTAAGATTGTTAATGATAACTATCTTTATGCCAAAGTTGCAAAATATATTGAGAACAAGTCTGAGCTTTCTGAGGACAAGATCCCAGGATTAACTGAGATACTTGGAGACGAAGACAAGGCAAAGGAGATTGTGGAAGCAGCGAAAGCATCCATGG GGCAGGATTTGTCCGTTATTGACTTAATTAATGTCGAGCAATTTGCCCAGAGAGTGATGGACCTCGCACAATACAGGAAGAATCTACATGAGTATCTAGTGAATAAGATGAATGACATTGCACCAAACTTGGCTTCTCTTATTGGTGAAATGGTTGGAGCTCGTTTAATTTCTCATGCTGGGAGTCTTACAAATTTGGCCAAGTGTCCTTCCTCCACTCTTCAGATTTTAGGTGCAGAGAAAGCACTCTTCAG AGCGTTAAAAACTCGGGGGAACACTCCAAAATATGGTCTCATCTTCCACTCATCTTTCATTGGACGAGCATCTGCAAAGAACAAAGGTCGTATGGCTCGCTATCTTGCCAACAAGTGTTCTATTGCTTCTCGCATTGACTGCTTTTCGG AGACAAACACCACTGTATTCGGGGACAAGCTCCGTGAGCAAGTCGAAGAGAGACTGGATTTCTATGACAAGGGTATTGCACCTCGCAAGAATGTTGACATGATGAAAGCTGCCATTGAAAGTAATAAAG ATGATGAGAAAACTGATATGGATGTAGAAGATGGAGCTTCTGCAAAGAAGAGCagcaagaaaaagaagtcaaaagGTGATGTAGAGCCTATGGAAGAGGACAAATCAGCTGCTAAATCAACTAATGGAGATGCTTCAGAAGAAGATATGCGcactgagaagaagaaaaagaaaaaagagaagcgCAAGTCTCAGGAGAATGGTGAGAATGGAATTGAGTCGGAGCAGAACGGAACAACCAAGAAGAAAAAGAGCAAAAGCAAGGATGTTAACATGTCGAAACTGTCAGcgaagtga
- the LOC113298086 gene encoding protoporphyrinogen oxidase 2-like, whose protein sequence is MAESIKPGSVKSVAVVGGGVSGLAAAYKLKSQGINVTVFEAEEKAGGKLRSVSRDGLIWDEGANTMTESSMEVKGLLDNFGLRETLQFPISQNKRYVVKDGAPTLIDSIKYSNPIALIASSLLSTKSKFQIFFEPFLWRSPAHRSNQSKMSTEYSQESVREFFQRHFGEEVVEYLVDPFVAGTSAGDADSLSMAHAFPELWNLEKKFGSIIVGAIRSKMSGKQKNGGKDTSLEKGKLQRGSFSFQGGMQRLTDMLSKDLGDDLKLKSKVLSLSYNGDDISPSNNWSLSYATDQKTGEPFAHQSFDAVIMTAPLCNVKEMKIKTRGGPFKLDFIPKITYLPLSVVITAYKKQNVKRPLEGFGVLVPSKEQQNGLKTLGTLFSSMMFPDRAPSDMYLYTTFVGGSRNPELAKASLDELKHVVTSDLRKLLGAEGEPGFVNHFYWSKAFPLYGHGYNLVMEAIEKMERSLPGFFYAGNHRAGVSVGKAISSGCEAADLVISHLNKNLVREDKLR, encoded by the exons ATGGCCGAATCAATCAAACCAG GTTCTGTGAAATCTGTAGCTGTagtgggtggtggtgttag TGGGCTAGCTGCGGCATATAAACTCAAGTCACAAGGTATCAATGTCACTGTGTTTGAAGCTGAAGAAAAAGCCGGAGGAAAACTGAGAAGTGTTTCGCGAGATGGTCTAATATGGGACGAAGGTGCAAATACAATG ACTGAAAGTAGCATGGAGGTCAAAGGATTGCTCGATAATTTTGGTCTCAGAGAGACACTGCAATTT CCCATATCTCAGAACAAGAGATACGTTGTAAAAGATGGGGCGCCCACACTG atagattcCATCAAATATTCAAATCCCATCGCACTGATAGCAAGCAGTTTACTTTCCACAAAATCAAAG TTTCAGATATTCTTTGAGCCGTTTCTATGGAGATCACCGGCACATAGAAGTAACCAGTCAAAGATGTCAACTGAGTATTCTCAAGAAAG CGTCAGAGAATTCTTCCAGCGCCATTTTGGTGAAGAG GTTGTTGAGTATCTTGTTGACCCTTTTGTTGCGGGTACAAGTGCTGGAGATGCTGATTCACTGTCT ATGGCTCATGCATTTCCAGAGCTATGGAATCTAGAAAAGAA GTTTGGTTCAATCATAGTAGGTGCAATACGGTCTAAAATGTCAGGTAAACAAAAGAATGGGGGGAAGGACACTTCTTTAGAAAAAGGGAAGCTACAGCGGGGCTCATTCTCATTTCAGGGAGGGATGCAG AGACTCACTGACATGTTATCCAAAGATCTTGGAGAtgatttgaaactgaaatcaAAGGTGCTATCGTTATCGTATAATGGTGATGATATATCTCCATCAAATAACTGGTCCCTTTCTTATGCTACTGACCAAAAGACAGGCGAGCCCTTTGCACACCAATCTTTTGATGCAGTCATTATGACC GCTCCGCTATGTAATGTGAAAGAAATGAAGATTAAAACACGTGGAGGTCCTTTCAAACTTGACTTTATTCCAAAG ATTACTTACTTGCCACTCTCAGTAGTAATTACAGCCTATAAGAAGCAGAATGTCAAGAGACCACTTGAGGGATTTGGTGTTCTAGTTCCTTCCAAAGAGCAACAAAACGGTTTGAAAACCCTTG GTACTCTCTTTTCTTCCATGATGTTTCCTGATCGAGCCCCCAGTGACATGTATCTCTATACTACGTTTGTTGGAGGTAGTAGGAATCCAGAGCTTGCAAAAGCTTCATT GGATGAGCTGAAGCACGTTGTTACTTCAGACCTCAGGAAGTTGTTGGGTGCAGAAGGAGAGCCGGGATTTGTGAA CCACTTCTACTGGAGTAAAGCCTTTCCCTTgtacggacatggctacaacttaGTTATGGAAGCAATAGAAAAGATGGAAAGAAGTCTTCCAGGGTTCTTCTATGCAG GTAACCATCGGGCCGGAGTATCTGTTGGAAAGGCAATATCTTCTGGTTGTGAAGCAGCTGATCTTGTCATCTCTCATCTCAATAAAAACTTGGTTAGAGAAGATAAACTGAGGTAG